A genome region from Methylohalobius crimeensis 10Ki includes the following:
- a CDS encoding autotransporter outer membrane beta-barrel domain-containing protein, producing MTIPIKKPPRPALGTATTVTCSLLCGAVAVMTPDWRHKLLAAYENPISEGQSLNQSQKSMADVVFEACSQRNDVLEEDFRNRCNALVGASVDDPGSAAVGEALFEASPEQITSFGQESTRTMAGHVNIVNASVLGRLETLRAGLGTTRFAGVQLFQNGQPITGGNAGSDAFGPLGVWINGNYHLGEVDSMPSQRGFNFKNWGVTGGADYRITDSLVAGGAFSYVTSDNEFDSNGGHADNDSYIGSVYGSYYPLENLYVDALATYGHINFDTTRNITYTIPGDTVNARANGDTDGSQWGFAVSTGYNLHWQGFNLTPYGRFSYKRLRVDDYRETGGDGWAIRLDEHKVRSMKSIVGAQASYAISLPWGVVTPQFRGEWHHEFRDPSRTISASFVGDPLGQTFAIRVAPPDRDYATFGGDLTATFAHGISAFVGYEALVGYRHVSSHRISFGTRIQF from the coding sequence ATGACCATACCAATTAAAAAACCACCCCGCCCCGCCCTGGGAACGGCAACCACCGTCACCTGTTCGCTGCTGTGCGGAGCGGTGGCGGTCATGACGCCGGATTGGCGCCATAAGCTTCTGGCCGCATACGAGAACCCTATCTCGGAAGGGCAGTCTCTCAATCAATCACAGAAGAGCATGGCGGACGTGGTATTCGAGGCCTGCTCCCAACGCAACGACGTTTTGGAAGAAGATTTCCGGAATCGTTGCAACGCGCTGGTGGGCGCGTCCGTCGACGACCCCGGCAGCGCGGCCGTCGGTGAAGCCCTGTTCGAAGCTTCGCCGGAGCAAATCACTTCCTTCGGCCAGGAATCCACTCGCACCATGGCAGGCCATGTCAATATCGTCAACGCATCGGTCCTGGGACGCCTGGAAACGCTCCGGGCCGGCCTCGGCACAACCCGGTTCGCCGGCGTTCAGCTGTTTCAAAACGGCCAACCCATCACCGGCGGCAATGCCGGCAGCGATGCGTTCGGCCCCCTGGGAGTATGGATCAACGGCAACTATCATCTGGGGGAGGTCGACTCCATGCCGTCCCAACGGGGCTTCAACTTCAAGAACTGGGGCGTCACCGGCGGGGCCGATTATCGGATCACCGACTCCCTGGTCGCCGGCGGGGCTTTCAGCTACGTGACCTCCGACAACGAATTCGACAGCAACGGCGGCCATGCCGACAACGACTCCTACATCGGTAGCGTTTACGGCTCCTATTACCCCTTGGAGAATCTCTACGTCGATGCCTTGGCCACCTACGGTCATATCAATTTCGATACCACCCGCAATATCACCTACACGATTCCCGGCGATACCGTCAACGCCCGGGCCAATGGCGATACCGACGGCAGCCAATGGGGATTCGCGGTCTCAACCGGGTACAATCTCCACTGGCAGGGCTTCAACCTCACCCCTTATGGGCGGTTCAGCTACAAGCGGCTGCGGGTGGACGATTACCGCGAAACCGGCGGCGACGGTTGGGCGATCCGCCTGGACGAGCACAAAGTCCGCTCGATGAAATCCATCGTCGGGGCGCAGGCTTCCTACGCCATCAGCCTGCCTTGGGGCGTCGTCACGCCGCAATTCCGGGGCGAGTGGCATCACGAATTCCGCGATCCCAGCCGCACCATCTCGGCGAGTTTCGTGGGCGATCCCTTGGGACAAACCTTCGCCATTCGCGTTGCGCCCCCCGACCGGGATTACGCCACCTTCGGCGGCGATCTGACCGCGACTTTCGCCCACGGCATTTCGGCCTTCGTCGGCTATGAAGCGTTGGTGGGATACCGACACGTCAGCAGCCATCGCATCTCCTTCGGAACCCGCATCCAGTTCTGA
- a CDS encoding O-antigen ligase family protein: MIPSRCSAEAAVYFYLATFALPFSLDIGLLGLAVLGSRAALVAAPRFPSGILAAFLFLMLVIGIGNLNSPNFHRSLHLSLALIPACLVYFLISGYFGKRQLIGLCLTWTLIACVLGGWMLMVSATHPQMSPTEWIVQSRLTAFKVPNDIILFQILLPFPLALFKLSPKFSAQSWLAWAAIAISLSLAVVYHSRLAILIAGVSMALFFLLLRESKQLFRIGTVAILGLILMDAALCFTLTTKFLSSWTSRLPLWWAAWQMFLQSPLTGHGIGSYLLLYKDYLNPTQLPDWVVHDPRVTPWAHNLYLEILAELGIIGALAFVGLLLFSIKSKYFQASKNPQQQILTSAVIAALIAFCLSGLFELSLWRQWVGLTFLLIIGCISATYKFQEGTS; the protein is encoded by the coding sequence ATGATCCCATCCAGGTGCAGCGCGGAAGCGGCGGTGTATTTTTACCTCGCGACTTTCGCTCTCCCCTTTAGCCTGGACATCGGCCTGCTCGGCTTGGCTGTCTTGGGAAGCCGGGCCGCGCTCGTCGCTGCCCCCCGATTTCCTTCCGGTATCCTCGCTGCATTCCTCTTCCTAATGCTGGTTATCGGCATAGGCAATCTCAACAGCCCGAATTTCCACCGAAGTTTGCACCTGAGCCTCGCGTTAATCCCCGCCTGCTTGGTGTACTTTCTGATCAGCGGCTATTTCGGCAAGCGTCAATTGATCGGACTTTGTTTGACATGGACACTGATTGCTTGTGTTTTGGGGGGCTGGATGCTCATGGTTTCCGCCACTCACCCGCAAATGTCTCCCACCGAATGGATCGTACAAAGCCGCTTGACCGCTTTCAAAGTCCCCAACGACATTATTCTATTTCAAATTTTATTACCGTTTCCGCTGGCCTTGTTCAAATTAAGCCCGAAATTTTCCGCCCAATCGTGGCTGGCCTGGGCGGCGATCGCCATCTCCTTATCACTCGCCGTCGTTTACCATAGCCGGCTGGCGATATTGATCGCGGGAGTGAGCATGGCGCTGTTCTTTCTTCTCCTGCGAGAATCGAAGCAGCTTTTTCGGATCGGTACGGTTGCCATTCTCGGGCTGATTTTGATGGATGCCGCTCTCTGTTTTACCCTGACCACTAAATTCCTGAGTTCCTGGACCAGCCGCCTTCCCTTATGGTGGGCCGCCTGGCAAATGTTTCTGCAATCCCCCCTCACCGGTCACGGTATTGGAAGCTACCTGCTCCTTTATAAGGATTATCTGAATCCAACCCAATTGCCCGATTGGGTCGTCCACGATCCGCGCGTCACCCCTTGGGCGCATAATCTCTACCTGGAAATTCTGGCGGAACTGGGCATAATAGGCGCGCTCGCTTTTGTGGGGTTGTTGCTTTTTTCCATAAAATCCAAATATTTTCAAGCATCTAAAAATCCACAGCAGCAAATATTAACTTCTGCTGTTATTGCAGCCCTAATTGCATTTTGCCTGAGCGGCCTGTTCGAGCTAAGCTTATGGCGACAATGGGTCGGATTGACATTTTTACTAATAATTGGTTGCATTTCGGCAACATACAAATTTCAAGAGGGCACATCATGA
- a CDS encoding head GIN domain-containing protein, translating into MNRLKVLSLLGCLVPGLAAAEAVTGKIVIDGVEYGNEDLVRGNHRRAEETRELPCFERIAVEAGIDVVYRPGKRCQARLEADSNLLDLIQTRVRGDQLRIEANRSIQSEGPLRVELRSPRLEELAIRSAADVELLDLDSPRFRIEANGSGDVYARGRTGTLEIIAGGSGSLDFSQLRAEQAQVNVSGAADVAVNAQKTLKVDVSGVGDVTYYGRPAQVITHITGVGDVEPAE; encoded by the coding sequence ATGAACCGGCTTAAAGTCTTGTCACTCCTCGGCTGCCTCGTACCTGGCTTGGCGGCGGCCGAGGCGGTCACCGGTAAAATCGTCATCGACGGGGTGGAATACGGCAACGAAGATCTGGTTCGCGGCAATCATCGGCGCGCCGAAGAAACCCGCGAACTGCCCTGCTTCGAGCGTATCGCAGTCGAAGCGGGGATCGATGTGGTCTACCGCCCGGGCAAACGATGCCAGGCACGCCTGGAAGCGGATTCCAACCTCCTGGACCTGATCCAAACCCGAGTGCGGGGCGATCAACTGCGGATCGAAGCGAACCGCTCGATCCAAAGCGAGGGACCTTTGCGGGTAGAACTGCGTAGCCCCCGTCTCGAGGAACTGGCCATCCGTTCCGCCGCCGATGTCGAACTGCTGGACTTGGATTCGCCCCGGTTCAGAATCGAGGCAAACGGCAGCGGCGACGTCTACGCACGGGGCCGAACCGGAACGTTGGAAATCATCGCAGGGGGCAGCGGCAGCCTGGATTTCAGCCAGTTGCGGGCAGAACAGGCCCAGGTCAACGTCTCCGGTGCCGCCGATGTGGCAGTCAACGCTCAAAAAACGCTGAAGGTCGATGTGTCCGGCGTAGGCGATGTCACCTATTACGGCCGCCCCGCTCAAGTGATCACGCATATTACCGGGGTGGGGGATGTGGAACCGGCGGAATAA
- a CDS encoding OmpA family protein: protein MNTKPRHSPFRHLLLPLALAACGQTVLAGDVRLFTEPPSADEMGKLLFPDKTERRPKTRSLTFNAAPSAQPAEQAKESVAIALPIQFDFNSAKLREEAKPFLDEIGRMLTMDQFQRERLIIEGHTDASGSDSYNEWLSQQRAKAVKEYLYSRFSVEPERLQIVGRGEHTPLPDKDPFDPLNRRVELHRVD from the coding sequence ATGAACACAAAACCACGCCATTCCCCCTTCCGCCACCTTCTCTTGCCGCTGGCCCTGGCTGCTTGCGGACAAACCGTCCTCGCCGGAGACGTCCGGCTCTTCACCGAACCACCGTCGGCGGACGAAATGGGAAAATTGCTGTTTCCGGATAAAACCGAGCGCCGCCCCAAAACCCGCTCGCTGACCTTCAATGCCGCCCCGTCCGCTCAACCGGCCGAGCAAGCCAAGGAATCGGTCGCCATCGCCTTGCCGATCCAATTCGATTTCAACTCGGCCAAACTTCGCGAGGAGGCCAAGCCCTTCCTGGACGAAATCGGCCGGATGCTGACCATGGATCAATTCCAGCGGGAACGCCTCATCATCGAGGGGCATACCGATGCCAGCGGTTCGGATAGTTATAACGAGTGGCTCTCCCAACAGCGCGCCAAGGCGGTCAAGGAATACCTGTATTCCCGGTTCTCGGTGGAACCGGAACGCCTGCAGATCGTGGGCCGCGGCGAGCATACCCCCCTCCCGGACAAGGATCCTTTCGACCCCTTGAACCGGCGAGTAGAACTGCACCGAGTGGATTAA
- a CDS encoding DUF4384 domain-containing protein, which translates to MNTSLHLAKILGISFLTVWIGACGVNPQDVDLDLNTSLPEVKTTIFTQAVRDLGRANVIYNRGLLKVMSKPAIDRTGTSLPTSGEIPQDISEMVKSTLNSIGGNILYVPYDPEFMLNTAQTGYSEWGDKLLPDVVLVGGLTEFDRGLVTKEENLDLSGTVEELGVPMGLDFADVRKNSLASITLDFNLIDFQTFTGIPFMQAVNNIKVHKGVGADQLGFTVYGQTLGLRGNIKKIQGRHAAIRLLVQLSILQVVGKYQTLPYWRLLPSADPDPVVLDAVREEFYSLERPDRIAKIQEYLYLCGKDLKVTGRLDASTRAAIESFKSEYGVENTRPVSEELYLALFQNVPMDFEAQFRRKQVNALLEDYQNRLRALAFQAPDKSVSPPAQAEASKPKTLRPQPPEPELGELKVWLSKQAFKIGEPMEIFFEVSRPMFVRIVTINSVGKMSTLFPNPYQNDNFVRPGQTYRIPPANAPAKLTVGAPAGIDKIRAVASVSPISADALPVDENGEFVPDAGQNFAVAGTEFQVTDGSSQQAAMNQGAQP; encoded by the coding sequence ATGAACACCTCACTCCATCTAGCCAAGATTTTAGGTATCAGCTTTTTGACAGTCTGGATCGGCGCTTGCGGGGTAAACCCCCAAGACGTGGACCTGGATCTAAACACTTCTTTGCCGGAAGTGAAAACCACCATCTTCACGCAAGCAGTGCGGGATCTGGGGCGGGCCAATGTCATTTACAACCGGGGGCTGCTCAAAGTGATGTCCAAGCCGGCGATCGACCGAACCGGCACTTCCCTGCCGACCAGCGGAGAAATTCCCCAGGACATCAGCGAGATGGTCAAAAGCACGCTCAATTCCATCGGCGGGAATATTCTTTATGTCCCCTACGATCCGGAATTCATGCTCAATACGGCCCAGACCGGCTACTCCGAATGGGGAGACAAACTGCTACCCGACGTGGTTTTGGTAGGCGGCTTGACCGAATTCGACCGCGGACTGGTGACGAAGGAAGAAAATCTGGACCTGAGCGGGACAGTCGAGGAGCTCGGGGTTCCCATGGGCTTGGATTTCGCCGACGTCCGCAAAAACTCGCTGGCGAGCATTACCCTCGATTTCAATTTGATCGACTTTCAAACCTTTACCGGCATTCCCTTCATGCAGGCGGTCAACAACATCAAGGTCCACAAAGGGGTCGGCGCCGACCAGCTGGGATTTACGGTTTATGGACAGACCCTCGGCCTGCGCGGCAATATCAAGAAGATCCAGGGACGCCATGCCGCCATTCGTCTGCTGGTACAACTGAGTATTCTCCAAGTCGTGGGCAAATACCAAACCCTGCCCTACTGGCGGCTGTTGCCCAGCGCCGACCCGGATCCGGTGGTTCTCGACGCGGTTCGCGAGGAATTTTATAGCTTGGAGCGACCCGATCGTATCGCCAAAATTCAGGAATATCTCTATCTTTGCGGCAAAGACCTGAAGGTGACCGGCCGCTTGGACGCCTCCACCCGGGCCGCCATTGAAAGCTTCAAAAGCGAGTACGGCGTCGAGAACACCCGCCCGGTCAGCGAGGAGCTCTATCTGGCCCTATTCCAAAACGTGCCTATGGACTTCGAGGCGCAATTCCGGCGCAAGCAAGTCAACGCCCTGCTGGAAGACTATCAAAACCGGCTCCGCGCGCTGGCATTCCAAGCACCGGACAAATCGGTTTCCCCACCGGCTCAAGCGGAAGCATCCAAACCGAAAACGCTTCGGCCGCAACCGCCCGAACCGGAATTGGGTGAGCTCAAAGTGTGGCTGAGCAAGCAGGCATTCAAGATCGGCGAACCCATGGAAATCTTTTTCGAGGTGAGCCGTCCCATGTTTGTACGCATCGTGACCATCAACTCGGTGGGCAAAATGTCCACCCTGTTCCCCAACCCTTATCAGAACGATAACTTCGTCCGCCCGGGGCAAACCTACCGGATTCCTCCGGCCAACGCGCCGGCCAAACTGACCGTGGGCGCTCCCGCCGGGATCGATAAAATCCGCGCCGTCGCCTCGGTCTCCCCGATTTCCGCCGATGCGCTTCCGGTGGATGAAAACGGAGAGTTTGTCCCCGATGCGGGCCAGAATTTCGCGGTTGCCGGGACGGAGTTCCAGGTAACGGACGGATCTTCCCAACAAGCGGCCATGAACCAAGGAGCCCAGCCATGA
- a CDS encoding beta-ketoacyl-ACP synthase: MYIPCFFYAVSESGKQAGHKLSGPVSRAVFAIEDARLAEVPSSQARYRSRSNRLLMTVLDEVRERLRGYPPDRIGVVIGTSSAGIAEGEAALKYRLHRGAMPPWFHYKQQELGGAAEFAARWLGIRGPAYTVSTSCASGAHALVCAGNLLRLKICDAVVAAGVETLSGTTVQGFASLGALSGTRCNPFSRHRDGTILGEGAAVFLLTRNFAPLALMGAGMSSDAYHLSAPDPAGRGAKLAMSRALREAGLGPQDIGYLNLHGTATGHNDAMEARAVRALFGDAPPPSSSTKPLTGHCLGASGAVEAAICGEALLDLDKPLPRHEWDGCGDPELPALHFTDGREKINPDKPFCMSNTYAFGGANISLILGRADL, encoded by the coding sequence ATGTATATTCCATGCTTTTTCTATGCCGTTTCTGAGTCGGGTAAACAGGCGGGCCACAAGCTTTCAGGTCCGGTTTCGAGGGCGGTTTTTGCCATCGAAGACGCACGATTGGCGGAAGTGCCGTCCTCGCAGGCCCGCTATCGTTCCCGCAGCAATCGCCTGCTGATGACGGTACTGGACGAGGTTCGAGAAAGACTGAGGGGGTACCCTCCGGATCGGATTGGGGTAGTCATCGGCACTTCCAGCGCGGGGATCGCGGAAGGCGAGGCGGCGCTGAAATATCGGCTGCATCGAGGCGCCATGCCGCCATGGTTTCACTATAAACAGCAGGAGTTGGGCGGGGCGGCGGAGTTTGCCGCCCGTTGGCTGGGGATTCGGGGGCCGGCTTATACGGTATCCACCAGTTGCGCCTCCGGGGCGCATGCCCTGGTCTGCGCCGGAAATCTGCTACGCTTGAAAATATGCGACGCGGTGGTCGCCGCCGGCGTGGAAACCTTATCCGGCACCACCGTGCAAGGGTTCGCTTCTCTGGGGGCGTTGAGCGGAACCCGCTGCAATCCCTTCAGTCGCCACCGCGACGGCACGATACTGGGCGAAGGGGCGGCGGTATTTCTGCTTACCCGGAATTTCGCGCCTTTGGCTTTGATGGGAGCGGGAATGAGTTCGGATGCCTATCACCTGTCGGCGCCCGATCCCGCCGGTCGCGGCGCAAAGCTGGCGATGTCCCGGGCGCTGCGAGAGGCCGGCTTGGGTCCGCAGGATATCGGCTATCTCAATTTGCACGGCACCGCCACCGGGCATAACGATGCCATGGAGGCCCGGGCGGTGCGTGCCCTGTTTGGAGATGCGCCGCCGCCGAGCAGCAGCACCAAGCCGCTTACCGGCCACTGCCTGGGGGCGTCCGGCGCGGTGGAGGCGGCCATTTGCGGGGAGGCATTGCTCGATTTGGACAAACCCCTGCCTCGGCACGAATGGGACGGTTGCGGCGACCCGGAATTACCCGCGTTGCATTTCACCGATGGGCGTGAAAAAATTAATCCGGATAAACCATTCTGTATGAGCAACACCTACGCTTTCGGCGGCGCCAACATTTCCTTGATCTTGGGCCGCGCGGATTTATGA
- a CDS encoding ApeP family dehydratase encodes MNYDPRRFPLASLLPQSGDMLLLDRLLEVTDEAATAALTVRDDHLFSLPGGSVPAWVGLEYMAQAVAAWSGYHCRRRGEPIRPGLLLGSRRFDLETAEFACGSTLTVRGERVFEAANDMCVFDCVIEDSRPVARARLNVLLPPDLKPFLRGEMTS; translated from the coding sequence ATGAATTACGATCCCCGCCGTTTTCCCCTGGCCAGCCTGTTGCCCCAGTCCGGCGATATGCTGCTGCTCGACCGTTTGCTGGAAGTGACCGATGAAGCCGCCACCGCCGCCTTGACGGTCCGGGACGATCATCTGTTTTCCCTGCCCGGCGGCAGCGTGCCGGCATGGGTGGGTTTGGAGTACATGGCCCAGGCCGTGGCGGCCTGGTCGGGCTATCACTGTCGCCGCCGGGGGGAACCGATCCGGCCCGGCCTGTTGTTGGGCTCCCGCCGATTCGACCTCGAGACGGCGGAATTTGCCTGCGGCAGCACCTTGACGGTGCGGGGAGAGCGGGTGTTCGAGGCCGCCAACGATATGTGCGTATTCGATTGCGTGATCGAGGATTCCAGGCCCGTGGCCCGGGCCCGCTTGAACGTGTTGTTGCCCCCCGACCTGAAGCCATTCCTGCGAGGAGAAATGACATCATGA
- the fabG gene encoding 3-oxoacyl-ACP reductase FabG gives MSRKTVLITGASRGIGRAIACRLAREGYDLVLHCRSRLSLLEDLAEELREAQDVWIRLLQFDLADRGGARAALERDMAAHGAYYGVVCNAGLARDAVFPALTDEDWDQVVHTNLDGFYNVLHPLVMPMIRRRRPGRIVTLASVSGLIGNRGQVNYSAAKAGIIGATKALALELAKRQITVNCVAPGLIETDMVEELPLDEIKAMIPQRRLGRPEEVAGLVAFLLSEEAAYLTRQVISVNGGLC, from the coding sequence ATGAGCCGAAAAACCGTCTTGATCACCGGCGCGAGCCGGGGGATCGGCCGCGCCATTGCCTGTCGTCTGGCGCGCGAAGGCTACGATCTGGTACTCCATTGCCGAAGCCGGCTGTCTTTGTTGGAGGATTTGGCGGAGGAGTTGCGCGAAGCTCAGGATGTTTGGATTCGCCTGCTGCAATTCGATCTGGCCGACCGCGGCGGCGCGCGCGCGGCATTGGAGCGCGATATGGCGGCCCACGGGGCCTATTACGGGGTGGTTTGCAACGCCGGTCTGGCCCGGGATGCCGTCTTTCCGGCCCTGACCGACGAGGATTGGGATCAGGTGGTCCACACCAATCTGGACGGTTTTTATAACGTCCTCCATCCGCTGGTCATGCCCATGATCCGGCGGCGCCGGCCGGGCCGCATCGTGACCCTGGCCTCGGTGTCCGGCTTGATCGGCAATCGCGGCCAGGTGAATTACAGCGCCGCCAAGGCGGGCATTATCGGTGCTACCAAGGCGCTGGCGTTGGAGCTGGCCAAGCGTCAGATCACCGTGAACTGCGTTGCACCGGGGTTGATCGAAACCGATATGGTGGAAGAACTGCCTTTGGACGAAATCAAGGCCATGATTCCGCAAAGACGCCTCGGCCGACCCGAAGAGGTGGCGGGCTTGGTGGCGTTTCTCCTCTCGGAAGAGGCAGCATACCTGACCCGCCAAGTGATCTCCGTCAATGGAGGCTTGTGTTGA
- a CDS encoding beta-ketoacyl-ACP synthase, with amino-acid sequence MRRVVVTGMAGISGLGHDWPSILARLEAQRNIVRRMPDWAVYEGLHCQLGAPVTDFEPPAHYTRKQTRSMGRVALMAVRASERALDDAGLLGDPVVASGRTGVAYGSSVGSTPAIADFGYMLLKHKIGALNANTYLKMMGHTTAVNVALFFQVQGRVIPAVSACTSGSQAIGFAYEAIQNGRQEVMIAGGAEELCPTEVAVFDTLYAASTRDCPEATPRPFDAERDGLVLGEGACTLVLEERERALARGAPIYAEVIGFGTNSDGSHVTQPSRATMRVAMELALADADLPPEAIGYVSAHGTGTRHGDVAESWATCDVYGDRVPVSTLKSYTGHTLGACGALEAWVAIEMMRGGVFHPNLNLTAVDPECAPLNYIVGDMRPIGCEAVASHNFAFGGINTALIFRRHD; translated from the coding sequence ATGCGGCGGGTGGTGGTGACCGGTATGGCGGGAATTTCCGGGCTGGGGCACGACTGGCCCTCCATTCTTGCCCGTCTGGAAGCGCAGCGCAATATCGTCAGGCGCATGCCTGATTGGGCCGTCTACGAGGGGTTGCATTGCCAGTTGGGGGCGCCGGTGACCGATTTCGAGCCGCCCGCCCATTACACCCGCAAGCAGACCCGCAGCATGGGGCGGGTGGCCCTGATGGCGGTGCGGGCCAGCGAGCGGGCCCTGGACGACGCCGGTCTGCTGGGCGATCCGGTGGTGGCTTCGGGGCGCACCGGAGTAGCTTACGGGTCCTCGGTGGGGTCGACGCCGGCCATCGCCGACTTCGGTTATATGTTGTTGAAGCACAAAATCGGTGCCCTCAACGCCAACACTTATCTGAAAATGATGGGCCATACCACCGCCGTCAACGTGGCCCTGTTTTTCCAGGTCCAGGGACGGGTCATTCCGGCGGTGAGCGCCTGTACCTCCGGCAGCCAGGCCATCGGTTTCGCTTATGAGGCGATTCAGAACGGCCGCCAGGAGGTAATGATCGCCGGGGGTGCCGAGGAGTTGTGTCCCACCGAGGTGGCGGTATTCGATACGCTTTATGCCGCCAGTACCCGTGACTGCCCCGAAGCCACGCCGCGCCCCTTCGACGCCGAGCGCGACGGCCTGGTGCTGGGCGAGGGCGCCTGCACCTTGGTTTTGGAAGAGCGGGAACGGGCCTTGGCGCGGGGGGCGCCGATATACGCCGAAGTGATCGGTTTCGGCACCAACTCCGACGGTTCCCACGTGACCCAGCCGTCGCGTGCCACCATGCGGGTGGCGATGGAATTGGCCCTTGCCGACGCCGACCTGCCGCCGGAGGCGATCGGCTATGTCAGCGCCCACGGAACGGGGACGCGCCATGGAGACGTGGCCGAGAGCTGGGCCACTTGCGATGTCTACGGCGATCGGGTCCCGGTCAGCACCCTCAAGAGTTATACCGGCCATACGCTGGGCGCGTGCGGTGCGCTGGAGGCGTGGGTGGCGATCGAGATGATGCGGGGCGGCGTCTTTCATCCCAATCTCAACCTCACCGCCGTCGATCCCGAATGCGCGCCGCTGAATTACATCGTGGGGGATATGCGTCCCATCGGTTGCGAAGCGGTGGCGAGCCACAATTTCGCCTTCGGGGGCATCAACACCGCCTTGATTTTCCGACGGCATGATTAA
- a CDS encoding beta-ketoacyl synthase chain length factor, protein MIKFQVKCWRAWLPPELRPDPVASKVGALLPGDAPDVSFLPLMQRRRLSPMARAAVAAAWPCLAKEVEIPVICCSLHGETRHCFGILSALAEADEVSPSQFALSVHSAVGGLLTQLIGSQAPCLVIAPGSEGYAAALLDAAGFLLFQEGGGGEGMSASQEVLVLWHEQPLPAVYHPYAPDPPGVMALAVRLGAWRGQGTALTVDRVPGKGTDRSAEKSPLVRVIEGFSAGVDRWISAAEGAQWHWELEHV, encoded by the coding sequence ATGATTAAGTTTCAGGTCAAATGTTGGCGCGCCTGGCTGCCGCCGGAGCTGCGTCCCGACCCGGTGGCATCGAAAGTGGGCGCGCTGTTGCCGGGCGATGCACCGGATGTGTCCTTTCTTCCCTTGATGCAGCGACGGCGGCTGTCGCCCATGGCCCGGGCCGCGGTCGCAGCGGCTTGGCCATGTCTGGCGAAAGAGGTTGAAATTCCCGTCATCTGTTGTTCGCTGCACGGAGAAACCCGCCATTGCTTTGGCATTTTGAGCGCTTTGGCCGAGGCCGACGAAGTCTCGCCGAGCCAATTCGCTCTGTCGGTGCATAGTGCGGTCGGCGGTTTGCTGACTCAGCTGATCGGAAGCCAAGCGCCGTGTCTGGTCATTGCGCCGGGGAGCGAGGGCTATGCGGCGGCGTTGTTGGATGCGGCCGGCTTTTTGTTGTTTCAGGAAGGTGGGGGAGGCGAGGGAATGAGCGCCTCGCAAGAAGTGCTCGTACTCTGGCACGAGCAACCCTTGCCCGCCGTCTATCATCCTTATGCGCCTGATCCTCCCGGCGTAATGGCCTTGGCGGTGCGCTTGGGTGCTTGGCGGGGACAAGGCACCGCCCTAACGGTTGATCGGGTGCCGGGGAAGGGGACGGATCGATCGGCGGAAAAAAGCCCGTTGGTACGGGTGATCGAGGGATTTAGCGCCGGGGTTGATCGATGGATATCGGCGGCCGAGGGAGCCCAGTGGCACTGGGAGTTGGAACATGTTTGA
- a CDS encoding lysophospholipid acyltransferase family protein — translation MFDRAWRVIATALSFGVYGLGSLLLWYGVYPLTFWRVLPARRGAYARRLSHRAFRFLTGFMAWVGMWRYEVEKADRLQQSGRIVVANHPSFLDILLLFSRLENAVCIVKPSLAAVPLVGRPIRCCRHLPAEDSRVLVSEAVRALHEGACLILFPQGTRTLPGREIRFQRSVARIALEAGVPMVPVYFDYRPLLFGKHQRWYHVPAVKPRVRMTVGEEIQPAEIIGEELPLSIASRRLSRWLERYFTAWERRHGFVGNRDQTVDHPNL, via the coding sequence ATGTTTGATCGCGCTTGGCGGGTGATCGCCACGGCTTTGAGTTTTGGCGTCTACGGCTTGGGCTCCCTGCTGCTCTGGTACGGCGTCTATCCGCTCACCTTCTGGCGGGTGCTGCCGGCTCGGCGGGGAGCGTACGCCCGTCGCCTGAGTCATCGGGCGTTCCGCTTTCTCACCGGTTTCATGGCGTGGGTGGGCATGTGGCGTTATGAGGTCGAGAAGGCGGATAGGCTCCAGCAATCCGGGCGGATCGTTGTCGCCAATCATCCCTCGTTTCTGGATATTCTGCTGTTGTTTTCCCGGCTGGAAAACGCGGTTTGCATCGTTAAGCCGAGCTTGGCGGCGGTGCCGCTGGTGGGACGCCCGATTCGCTGCTGCAGGCACTTGCCCGCCGAAGACTCGCGAGTGCTGGTGTCGGAAGCGGTTCGGGCGCTGCATGAAGGGGCGTGTTTGATTTTATTTCCCCAGGGCACCCGGACGCTGCCGGGTCGCGAGATTCGCTTTCAACGCAGCGTGGCCCGCATTGCCCTGGAGGCGGGCGTGCCCATGGTGCCGGTCTATTTCGATTATCGGCCGCTGCTTTTTGGCAAGCACCAGCGCTGGTACCATGTTCCCGCGGTCAAGCCCCGGGTCCGGATGACGGTCGGCGAGGAAATCCAACCCGCCGAGATCATCGGGGAGGAGTTGCCGCTTTCCATCGCCAGCCGGCGGCTGAGCCGCTGGTTGGAACGTTATTTCACAGCCTGGGAGCGCCGGCATGGATTCGTTGGAAACAGAGATCAAACTGTTGATCATCCAAATCTTTGA